A genome region from Rubrobacter calidifluminis includes the following:
- a CDS encoding response regulator yields the protein MNQDTSRAFGRDPTRLVLVDDHELARQSIRVLLADLPDIRVIGEASNGREAIRLCGRLRPDMVMMDVRMPEMDGLEATREIKLSYPRISVLMLTVHDNPDYLLEALKVGAAGYVLKDADRQEIIAAIRRVREGDSPIDSQLATRLLKRLASEVAAQEGARKRPDSAGIQQLTPRELEVLELLKLGRTNRQIAEELYISVGTAKNHVEHIINKMGVSDRTQAVVRALEVGLIDFSGS from the coding sequence GTGAACCAGGATACGAGCCGGGCCTTCGGTCGGGATCCCACGCGCCTCGTTCTGGTAGATGACCACGAGCTCGCCCGGCAGAGCATCAGGGTCCTGCTGGCCGACCTGCCCGACATCCGTGTCATCGGAGAGGCGTCCAACGGGCGGGAGGCCATCAGGTTGTGCGGCAGACTGCGGCCAGACATGGTGATGATGGACGTGCGCATGCCCGAGATGGACGGACTTGAGGCGACGCGAGAGATCAAACTCAGCTACCCCAGGATAAGCGTCCTTATGCTGACCGTGCACGACAACCCGGACTACCTGCTCGAGGCGCTGAAGGTCGGGGCCGCCGGTTACGTCCTCAAGGACGCCGACCGGCAGGAGATCATCGCAGCCATCAGGCGGGTTCGGGAGGGAGACTCCCCGATCGACTCCCAGCTCGCCACCCGGCTCCTGAAGAGGCTGGCGAGCGAGGTTGCCGCGCAAGAGGGAGCCAGAAAGCGGCCGGATTCTGCGGGCATACAGCAGCTCACACCCCGTGAGCTGGAGGTTCTGGAGCTGCTGAAGCTTGGGCGGACGAACCGGCAGATCGCCGAGGAGCTCTACATAAGCGTCGGGACCGCGAAGAACCACGTGGAGCACATCATCAACAAGATGGGCGTCTCCGACCGGACCCAGGCGGTCGTCCGGGCTCTGGAGGTCGGCCTGATCGACTTTTCCGGGAGCTAG
- a CDS encoding response regulator transcription factor, with the protein MEKKSDRPARLVIVDDHDLVRAGLRAMLSAEPDFEVVGEASDGQEALAVCRREDPDLVLMDVRMPRMDGLSATRAIKQRYPRTSVLILTVHENQDYMLEAIRAGASGYVLKDSPQEQLATAIRKVLDGEVSLNRRLTTSLLQQLAKSTEITRPVDLNPERERIKELLTPREMEVLGLLMKGYTNPKIAETLYISLGTVKNHVEHIFAKLEVSDRTQAVVKAFELGIISPSEL; encoded by the coding sequence TTGGAGAAAAAATCCGATCGGCCGGCCCGGCTGGTTATAGTCGACGATCACGACCTGGTGCGTGCCGGGCTCAGGGCCATGCTCTCGGCAGAGCCCGATTTCGAGGTCGTCGGGGAGGCCTCCGACGGGCAGGAGGCGCTCGCCGTCTGCCGACGCGAGGATCCCGATCTGGTGCTCATGGACGTCAGGATGCCTAGGATGGATGGGCTCAGCGCGACACGGGCCATAAAGCAGCGCTATCCCAGGACGAGCGTGCTGATACTCACCGTACACGAGAACCAGGACTACATGCTGGAAGCAATAAGGGCAGGGGCCTCAGGGTACGTCCTGAAGGATTCGCCCCAAGAGCAGCTCGCCACCGCGATAAGGAAGGTGCTCGACGGCGAGGTCTCTCTCAACCGCAGGCTTACCACCAGCCTGCTGCAGCAGCTCGCGAAGAGCACCGAGATAACTCGGCCGGTGGACCTCAACCCCGAGCGTGAGAGGATCAAGGAACTCCTCACGCCGCGGGAGATGGAGGTGCTCGGACTTCTAATGAAAGGTTACACCAACCCCAAGATAGCCGAGACCCTCTACATAAGCCTCGGGACCGTCAAGAACCACGTCGAGCACATCTTCGCCAAGCTGGAAGTCTCCGACCGCACCCAGGCGGTCGTAAAGGCGTTCGAGCTTGGGATAATCTCCCCTTCGGAACTCTGA
- a CDS encoding PAS domain S-box protein, which yields MNLRILVFGSPVEKTGILAQRLREAGHRVSIRGGSGVGPESGGFDLVLAEIGPDLHELAGLNLSGCPVIAFGEQAGEGPAVEAMRAGAEDYVSLRSPERIVDAVWRILKGGDSRRRREQEELYHRVVEQAAEAIFLVEPESWRIIEANPACERMLGYGTGNLSGVGLEEVVELEDIGRIRKLAGESLEQEGHLSVGYTHRLADGSSKKVEGSLSVISHAGRGVLCFVVYDVTERKWAEDQLRRSVDALLAIYEASQLLSSTLEFEEIGTRLLKIMQRISTLTTAVISVPAEDGRLKVWRAIGFESLWNKARYTPEAQRALYEVLRSGEHRVIELHHSRNPEEKLSTLYLPLRIHEHTLGVLEVYGPDDLTEGQMVEILISLASKAASALENARLYGELAEREKRLQDLVGKLFTAQEEERRRIAYEVHDDLTQMAVAAYQHLQAYAALPEEARGGSRLLEQGIEMVRRTISESRRVIAELRPTELDDFGLAASIRLRAEALREEGWDISYEENLGGERLSPTVETALYRVFQEAITNVRKHAGTRKVKIELARKGNEVSLRVRDWGCGFDPGDLVGEGPGERVGVSGMRERLSLLGGSFDLLSRKGWGTAITARVPVAWQDGSLAGGKGSRPGARGTKIL from the coding sequence ATGAACCTGCGCATCCTGGTTTTTGGTTCACCCGTGGAGAAGACCGGGATCCTCGCGCAGCGGCTTCGCGAGGCTGGCCACCGGGTCTCGATTCGCGGGGGATCCGGTGTGGGGCCCGAATCCGGCGGGTTCGATCTCGTACTTGCCGAGATCGGGCCCGATCTTCATGAACTGGCCGGCCTCAACCTCTCCGGCTGCCCGGTGATAGCCTTCGGGGAGCAGGCCGGGGAGGGACCTGCGGTCGAAGCCATGAGAGCGGGGGCCGAGGACTACGTTTCTCTGCGGAGTCCAGAGCGGATAGTGGATGCCGTCTGGAGGATCCTCAAGGGAGGTGATTCGCGCAGGCGCAGGGAGCAGGAAGAACTCTACCATCGGGTGGTGGAGCAGGCCGCCGAGGCCATATTCCTGGTCGAGCCAGAAAGCTGGAGGATCATCGAGGCGAATCCGGCCTGCGAGCGGATGCTCGGCTACGGGACCGGGAATCTCTCCGGCGTCGGTCTGGAGGAGGTCGTAGAGCTGGAGGACATCGGCCGGATCAGGAAGCTCGCCGGGGAGAGCCTCGAGCAGGAGGGGCACCTCTCCGTCGGCTACACCCACCGCCTCGCGGACGGCTCGAGCAAGAAGGTCGAGGGGAGCCTCAGCGTGATCTCCCACGCCGGGCGTGGGGTTCTCTGCTTCGTGGTCTACGACGTCACCGAGAGGAAATGGGCGGAGGATCAGCTCAGGCGCAGCGTGGACGCCCTGCTGGCGATATACGAGGCGAGTCAGCTCCTGAGCTCCACACTGGAGTTCGAGGAGATAGGCACTAGGTTGCTCAAGATCATGCAGCGCATCTCCACGCTCACCACGGCCGTCATCAGCGTTCCCGCGGAGGACGGGAGGCTCAAGGTCTGGCGGGCGATAGGGTTCGAGAGCCTCTGGAACAAGGCGCGCTACACGCCGGAGGCCCAGCGAGCGCTCTACGAGGTCCTGCGCAGCGGGGAACACCGGGTTATCGAGCTGCATCACTCCCGGAATCCGGAGGAGAAGCTGAGCACGCTCTATCTGCCGCTGAGGATACACGAGCACACCCTCGGGGTGCTGGAGGTCTACGGTCCGGACGACCTGACCGAGGGACAGATGGTAGAGATCCTGATCAGTTTGGCCAGTAAGGCGGCGAGCGCTCTGGAGAACGCCCGGCTCTACGGGGAGCTCGCCGAGAGGGAGAAGCGTCTGCAGGATCTCGTCGGCAAGCTCTTCACGGCGCAGGAGGAGGAGCGGCGCAGGATTGCCTACGAGGTGCATGACGACCTCACCCAGATGGCGGTCGCCGCGTACCAGCACCTGCAGGCATACGCGGCGCTTCCGGAGGAAGCGCGGGGCGGAAGCAGGCTCCTGGAGCAGGGGATCGAGATGGTGCGCAGGACCATCTCTGAGTCCAGGCGGGTCATCGCAGAGCTGCGTCCCACCGAGCTCGACGATTTCGGCCTCGCCGCTTCCATCCGCCTCCGTGCTGAGGCCCTGCGGGAGGAGGGGTGGGATATATCCTATGAAGAGAACCTCGGCGGAGAGCGACTTTCCCCCACGGTCGAGACCGCGCTCTACCGGGTGTTCCAGGAAGCGATCACCAACGTGCGCAAGCACGCCGGAACCAGAAAGGTGAAGATAGAGCTCGCGCGGAAGGGGAACGAGGTAAGCCTCAGGGTTAGGGACTGGGGGTGCGGGTTCGATCCCGGTGATCTGGTAGGGGAAGGACCGGGGGAGAGGGTCGGGGTTTCCGGGATGCGGGAGAGGCTCTCTCTGCTCGGCGGCAGCTTCGACCTTCTCAGCAGGAAGGGTTGGGGAACGGCGATAACCGCCCGGGTGCCCGTTGCGTGGCAGGATGGGTCTCTGGCTGGAGGAAAGGGCTCGCGGCCGGGCGCACGAGGCACTAAGATTCTCTAG
- a CDS encoding SRPBCC family protein: MKIENQFTVGVPVERAWNVMLDLERIAPCLPGASIQEQQEDGTYKGTMKVKIGPITANYRGTVSYKERDDSGHRAVLEATGRDARGQGTASATITATLEEADGGTRVNVETDMRLTGRAAQFGRGVAQDVASKIFEQFADCLEREIAGGEETSESEADGGSGASSSGGAGSTPASGEAAGAPVAGFSTLGNVVSEDPMVTAGSSLGAITVGSVVSEHSEQAAREEKAGEQQRSTTRETPRREPPEEPEPLDLGAASREALMKRLVPVAAGIGAIALIVLILRARR; this comes from the coding sequence ATGAAGATAGAAAACCAGTTCACCGTCGGTGTGCCGGTGGAGCGAGCTTGGAATGTGATGCTCGATCTCGAGCGGATAGCGCCGTGCCTTCCAGGGGCCTCCATACAGGAGCAGCAGGAGGACGGCACCTACAAGGGCACGATGAAGGTCAAGATCGGTCCGATCACGGCCAACTACAGAGGGACCGTCTCCTACAAAGAGAGAGACGACTCCGGCCACCGGGCCGTGCTCGAGGCGACGGGACGGGACGCCCGCGGGCAGGGCACCGCTTCGGCCACGATAACCGCCACCCTCGAAGAGGCCGATGGAGGCACGCGGGTGAACGTGGAGACCGATATGCGCCTCACGGGCCGCGCGGCCCAGTTCGGCCGGGGTGTGGCGCAGGACGTCGCCTCGAAGATCTTCGAGCAGTTCGCCGACTGCCTCGAGCGCGAGATAGCGGGCGGAGAAGAGACCAGCGAATCCGAAGCGGACGGTGGCTCCGGGGCGTCATCGAGTGGCGGCGCGGGGTCAACCCCGGCGAGCGGCGAGGCTGCCGGGGCCCCCGTCGCCGGGTTCTCGACACTCGGGAACGTCGTGAGCGAAGACCCCATGGTGACGGCTGGGAGTTCACTCGGCGCGATCACGGTCGGATCCGTCGTCTCCGAACACTCCGAACAGGCTGCCCGGGAGGAGAAGGCCGGGGAGCAGCAGCGCTCGACCACCCGTGAAACCCCCCGGCGCGAGCCTCCCGAGGAGCCCGAGCCGCTCGACCTCGGTGCGGCGAGCCGGGAGGCCCTCATGAAGCGTCTCGTTCCGGTCGCCGCCGGGATCGGGGCGATCGCGCTGATCGTCCTGATCCTTCGCGCGAGGAGGTAG
- a CDS encoding nucleotidyltransferase family protein, whose amino-acid sequence MPGETVAAIVLAAGEGSRFGGGKLFADFGGKPLVCAVVEEALKSPVYEVIVVVGYEAGRMRGICGHYGVRIVENRDWREGQSTSVRAGLAACGPEVGAAVVMLGDQPFAGAGAVRRLVEAYERGARVAVATYGGERRNPVLFRRDVWSSLEMELSGDRGARPFLRRHPEMVFDVECGEVASPEDVDTEEDLVRLSKSKEEERR is encoded by the coding sequence GTGCCGGGTGAGACGGTGGCCGCCATCGTGCTTGCCGCCGGGGAGGGGAGCCGGTTCGGCGGCGGGAAGCTCTTCGCCGACTTCGGTGGAAAACCGCTCGTGTGCGCCGTCGTCGAGGAGGCGCTGAAGTCGCCGGTGTATGAGGTGATCGTCGTCGTCGGATACGAAGCCGGGAGGATGCGCGGGATCTGCGGGCATTACGGGGTGCGGATCGTGGAGAACCGCGACTGGCGGGAGGGCCAGTCCACCTCGGTGCGAGCGGGGCTGGCGGCGTGCGGCCCGGAGGTAGGTGCCGCCGTCGTGATGCTCGGAGATCAACCCTTCGCCGGGGCCGGGGCCGTGCGTAGGCTCGTAGAGGCTTACGAGCGCGGGGCAAGGGTGGCTGTTGCCACCTATGGCGGGGAGCGGCGCAACCCCGTACTGTTCCGCAGGGACGTGTGGTCTTCACTCGAGATGGAGCTCTCCGGCGACAGGGGGGCGAGGCCTTTTCTGCGGCGGCACCCGGAGATGGTCTTTGATGTAGAGTGCGGGGAGGTGGCCAGCCCGGAGGACGTGGACACCGAAGAAGACCTTGTGAGGCTCTCGAAATCGAAGGAGGAGGAGAGAAGATGA
- a CDS encoding XdhC family protein, which translates to MGELLARWKEALEGEVPVAVATVIEGPDEYLGGKMLVFQEEHLGGTGNDDLDRAVVESARGMLASGVTGTRHFGPRGQRRMDDVGVFIQAFAPPPAMYVFGAIDFASAVARIGKFLGYRVTVCDARPVFATRERFPTADEVVVAWPDEFLKSAPVDRRTVICVLTHDPKFDVPVLKAALQTEAGYIGAMGSRRTHDERTARLREEGVSDEELSRISSPIGLDIGARTPEETAVAIAAEIIALETGHRGGRLAERKGPIHLQRYEEAATERAG; encoded by the coding sequence ATGGGCGAGCTGCTCGCACGCTGGAAGGAGGCGCTCGAAGGTGAAGTCCCCGTCGCCGTCGCGACCGTCATAGAAGGGCCGGATGAGTATCTCGGCGGGAAGATGCTCGTCTTCCAGGAAGAGCACCTGGGGGGTACAGGCAACGATGACCTCGACCGCGCGGTGGTCGAATCGGCACGCGGGATGCTGGCGAGCGGGGTCACGGGTACCCGCCACTTCGGGCCTCGAGGGCAGCGCCGGATGGATGACGTGGGCGTCTTCATCCAGGCGTTCGCTCCTCCTCCGGCGATGTACGTCTTCGGGGCGATAGACTTCGCCTCCGCCGTGGCGCGCATCGGGAAATTTCTCGGCTACAGGGTCACTGTGTGCGACGCGAGGCCGGTCTTCGCCACCCGGGAGCGTTTCCCGACGGCGGACGAGGTGGTTGTGGCCTGGCCGGACGAATTCCTCAAGAGCGCTCCCGTGGACAGGCGCACCGTCATCTGCGTGCTCACGCACGACCCCAAGTTCGACGTGCCGGTGCTCAAGGCCGCACTCCAGACGGAGGCCGGGTACATCGGGGCGATGGGCAGTCGTCGCACCCACGACGAGAGGACGGCGCGGCTCAGGGAGGAGGGGGTCAGCGATGAGGAGCTCTCCCGCATCTCGAGCCCCATCGGGCTGGATATAGGGGCCAGGACTCCGGAGGAGACGGCGGTGGCCATCGCCGCCGAGATCATCGCGCTCGAGACCGGACATCGTGGCGGGAGGCTGGCGGAGCGGAAGGGGCCGATACACCTGCAGCGCTACGAGGAGGCTGCCACAGAGCGTGCCGGGTGA
- a CDS encoding XdhC family protein: MRNPVIDKVAGWSEEGKRAALATVVKVERSGPLGPGTSMAVSEDGEVVGSVSGGCVEPAVFEEAMSVIRSGKPKLLTYGISDDEAFGVGLTCGGTIHIFVERVDF; this comes from the coding sequence ATGCGGAACCCGGTCATAGACAAAGTCGCAGGCTGGAGTGAAGAAGGAAAGAGAGCTGCGCTCGCGACGGTCGTCAAGGTAGAGAGGTCAGGTCCCCTCGGTCCTGGAACCTCGATGGCCGTCAGCGAAGACGGGGAGGTGGTGGGTTCGGTGAGCGGGGGGTGTGTCGAGCCCGCCGTCTTCGAGGAGGCGATGTCCGTGATCCGGAGCGGGAAGCCCAAGCTTCTGACCTACGGCATCTCCGACGACGAAGCCTTCGGGGTCGGGCTCACCTGCGGGGGCACGATCCACATCTTCGTCGAGCGGGTGGACTTCTGA
- a CDS encoding vWA domain-containing protein — protein MVDAAVAFGRVLRGAGLSVGPDRVMEFVRALEELDAGRREDVYWAGKVTLTSRPEDGETYDRAFEIFWERGGEYRQRPVPKMRFRIPPPKDSVLPAKKTVRPNREGDREAVTLRYSPVEVLRRKDFSEYTPEEFRELDRLLEELSLGGALRKTRRLEPARRGHYDARRTMRGAMRTGGETVRHRFRRARSEPRRVVVLCDVSGSMSPYSRALLRFLHAGVISGAPFESFSLGTRLTRLTRELAIRDPDAALRRAADAMEDFSGGTRLGDALKEFVDRWGQRGMARGAVVVILSDGWDRGDVDVLAEQMARIHRLAYHVIWVNPLKARPGYQPLAAGMAAALPYVDTFLSGNNFESLRRLARAISDAAERDRHGA, from the coding sequence ATGGTGGACGCAGCCGTCGCCTTCGGGCGGGTGCTGCGCGGGGCGGGTCTCAGCGTTGGACCCGACCGGGTGATGGAGTTCGTCCGGGCCCTTGAGGAACTCGACGCCGGGAGGCGGGAGGACGTCTACTGGGCCGGGAAGGTCACGCTCACCTCGCGGCCGGAGGACGGCGAGACCTATGATCGGGCCTTCGAGATATTCTGGGAGAGAGGCGGGGAGTACAGGCAGAGACCGGTGCCGAAGATGCGTTTCAGGATACCTCCCCCGAAGGACTCCGTGCTCCCGGCGAAGAAGACCGTAAGGCCCAACCGCGAGGGAGACCGGGAGGCGGTCACGCTCCGCTACAGCCCCGTCGAGGTCCTGCGACGCAAAGACTTCTCGGAGTACACGCCCGAGGAGTTTCGGGAGCTGGACCGTCTGCTGGAGGAGCTGAGTTTGGGGGGAGCTCTCAGGAAGACACGCCGCCTCGAGCCGGCCAGGAGGGGACACTACGATGCGCGCCGGACGATGCGCGGGGCGATGCGCACCGGGGGGGAGACCGTGCGGCACCGGTTCAGGAGAGCGCGGAGCGAACCGAGGCGGGTCGTGGTGCTGTGCGACGTCTCGGGGTCGATGTCCCCCTACAGCCGGGCTCTCTTGAGGTTCCTGCATGCCGGGGTGATCTCCGGCGCCCCCTTCGAGTCGTTCTCGCTCGGCACCCGGCTCACCCGGCTCACCAGGGAGCTCGCCATCCGCGACCCGGACGCGGCGCTCAGGAGGGCGGCGGATGCGATGGAAGACTTCTCCGGAGGAACGCGGCTCGGGGACGCCCTGAAGGAGTTCGTCGACCGGTGGGGTCAGAGAGGGATGGCCCGGGGTGCGGTAGTCGTCATACTCTCTGACGGGTGGGACCGCGGGGACGTGGACGTCCTCGCCGAGCAGATGGCCCGGATCCACAGGCTCGCCTACCACGTCATCTGGGTCAACCCGCTCAAAGCCCGTCCGGGGTACCAACCGCTCGCCGCCGGGATGGCCGCCGCGCTGCCCTACGTCGATACCTTCCTCTCTGGCAACAACTTCGAGTCGCTGCGCCGCCTCGCGCGAGCCATCTCCGACGCGGCGGAGCGCGATCGCCACGGAGCGTAG
- a CDS encoding AAA family ATPase — translation MSSGANGRRGAMPPGVTNAVELQKKLGEHDYLADEGLSTAIYLTLRLGRPLFLEGEAGVGKTEVAKVLSRILDTPLIRLQCYEGIDVYQAVYEWDYARQLLHIRATEALGGDRENLERDLYSREFLISRPLLQALEHEGETPPVLLIDEVDRSDDEFEAFLLEILSDFSVTIPEIGTIRAERPPIVVLTSNRTREVHDALKRRCLYFYIEHPGFEREVEIVRVRVPEAEERLARQVAAAVGRMRRMDLYKPPGVAETIDWTRALVALGARELDERLVEATLGSVLKYHEDQQRTTAAGLAALVAGARGA, via the coding sequence GTGAGCAGCGGTGCGAACGGACGCCGGGGGGCAATGCCTCCCGGCGTCACGAATGCCGTGGAGCTGCAGAAAAAGCTCGGGGAGCACGATTATCTGGCCGACGAGGGGCTCTCCACCGCCATCTACCTCACGCTCAGGCTCGGGCGGCCGCTGTTTCTCGAGGGCGAGGCCGGTGTGGGGAAGACCGAGGTGGCGAAGGTCCTCTCCCGCATCCTCGATACCCCGCTGATAAGGCTCCAGTGCTACGAAGGCATAGACGTCTACCAGGCGGTCTACGAGTGGGACTACGCGAGACAGCTGCTGCACATCCGGGCCACCGAGGCGCTCGGCGGGGACAGAGAGAACCTGGAGCGTGACCTCTACAGCCGGGAGTTCCTCATCAGCCGACCCCTGTTGCAGGCGCTGGAGCACGAGGGGGAGACCCCCCCGGTCCTGCTCATCGACGAGGTGGACCGCTCCGACGACGAGTTCGAGGCGTTCCTGCTAGAGATCCTCTCCGACTTCTCGGTCACGATACCCGAGATAGGTACGATCAGGGCCGAGAGACCGCCCATCGTCGTCCTCACCTCCAACCGCACCCGGGAGGTGCACGACGCCCTGAAGAGGCGCTGCCTGTACTTCTACATCGAGCACCCCGGCTTCGAGCGGGAGGTCGAAATAGTGCGCGTGCGGGTGCCGGAGGCCGAGGAGCGGCTGGCGAGGCAGGTCGCCGCCGCGGTCGGCAGGATGCGTCGGATGGACCTCTACAAACCTCCTGGGGTGGCGGAGACGATAGACTGGACGCGGGCTCTCGTCGCGCTGGGAGCCAGAGAGCTCGATGAGCGGCTGGTCGAGGCCACGCTGGGTTCGGTCCTGAAGTACCACGAGGATCAGCAGCGCACCACCGCGGCGGGCCTCGCCGCGCTGGTAGCGGGGGCAAGGGGTGCCTGA
- a CDS encoding FAD binding domain-containing protein, with protein MIPVAFDYKVAESVEHAIDLLRQNGEDAKLLAGGHSLIPIMKLRLAAPSMLVDLGRVDELRYIRDEGDHIAIGAMTRHCELERDQTLREHCGLLSYTASLVGDPQVRHRGTIGGSISHGDAASDLPSALLALEAELRVKGPSGERTVRAQDFFKDYLQTDLAPDEVLTEIRVPKLGSGTGWDYQKFNRRAQDWAVVGSCVVVERSNGSIGSARVALTNMGATPLRARAVEEALAGADTRSLEEACRVADEGTSPSSDVAASAEFRRHLARVLTRRAVEQALQR; from the coding sequence GTGATACCGGTTGCCTTCGACTACAAGGTTGCCGAGTCGGTGGAGCATGCGATAGACCTCCTCCGCCAGAACGGGGAGGACGCGAAGCTGCTCGCCGGCGGGCACAGCCTGATCCCGATAATGAAGCTCAGGCTGGCGGCACCCTCGATGCTCGTCGACCTTGGCAGGGTGGACGAGCTCAGGTACATCCGCGACGAGGGAGATCACATCGCCATCGGCGCGATGACCCGCCACTGTGAGCTTGAGAGGGATCAGACCTTAAGGGAGCACTGCGGGCTCCTCTCCTACACCGCCTCGCTGGTCGGTGACCCGCAGGTGCGCCACCGCGGAACCATCGGGGGTTCCATCTCGCACGGGGATGCGGCCTCGGACCTGCCGAGCGCCCTGCTCGCGCTTGAGGCTGAACTGAGGGTGAAGGGGCCGAGCGGGGAGAGGACCGTGAGGGCGCAGGACTTCTTCAAAGACTACCTGCAGACCGATCTGGCCCCGGATGAAGTGCTCACGGAGATCCGGGTTCCCAAGCTCGGCTCCGGAACCGGCTGGGACTACCAGAAGTTCAACCGCCGGGCCCAGGACTGGGCCGTGGTCGGCTCTTGCGTGGTCGTCGAGCGCTCGAACGGTTCCATAGGATCAGCCCGGGTGGCGCTGACCAACATGGGAGCCACACCACTCAGGGCGCGGGCCGTGGAGGAGGCGCTCGCCGGAGCGGACACGAGGTCCCTGGAGGAGGCCTGCCGGGTTGCGGACGAGGGTACGAGTCCCTCCTCCGACGTCGCCGCATCGGCCGAGTTCAGGCGGCATCTGGCGCGCGTGCTCACCCGGCGAGCGGTGGAACAAGCCCTGCAGCGGTGA